The Quercus lobata isolate SW786 chromosome 4, ValleyOak3.0 Primary Assembly, whole genome shotgun sequence genome segment tattttattgtgttagtGGTGatgattgttgtttattatagtagatatattattttattgtgttgaatgttaaaatgaaacaaatattaaatattttataaagtaaaatagtaaaataaattgcgTAATTTTTTAGGGTGTTAAATTGCTAAACTGGAATTTTACATCATGGTAAACTTGCCATGGTCCTACCTAAAGTAAGAAGTTGGTAAACTGCTTACTTTTTTGTCAGGGAAAAACGAATCAAAACGCTGAGAGGCCCTTGTCATTTCACCTCGCTTATCTCATTTACAAAAAGTACCAACAAACATACATAAAAAGAACAGAATGTGGATGCCTCACCACACACGatctaatatataaataaagttcTCACCAGTTACTATTTCCTTATCAAATCTTATAGCTTAGGCCATTCTCTTTCCATGTCCCCTCTCTCCcttctttcactctctctcactctcacataAGGGGGacagttttttttcttctcaacaaCGTGTCTTTAAGACTTTCAACGtaggagagaaagagatggaaGAAGCAAAAATGGCAAGAAAAGCTCTAATATGGTCCATGGTTATGGGGTTAGCCCTTAGTTTCATTGCAAATCATGTTTATGGAGAGCATTCTCTGGTGGGTCAATTTTCTGGTAGTCATTATCATGACCAAATACGCAAAATGCAAGCCTTCAAGGACTCCTTTACCCAGCCATCAATAGCTCCTTCTCCTAGCTATACTCAGCAACCACAGCAGGTACAAACACTCCATGTTTCTCTTAACCTTTTCGCTAATTTTGGTTCTTCTTGCTTGACATATATAGTTTGTTCACCAATCTTAAAatcttacatatatatttacataCATTTGATAATAATAGTAACATATTTTCTTGGCTAAATATTTCATAGTCATGGCTAATATTGCTTGCTAGTGATTTTGATAAATGATCATATGCTATGATGCATGGTGAAGCAGGCTGCATTCAGTGCACGTGTGTATCACGTGACATCATATGGTGCAGATCCAACAGGAAGAAGGGACAGTACAGAAGCAGTGCTTAGAGCTATATCAGATGCAGTCCAAGGTTCAAGTGAAGGGTTATTGATGGAGGGAATAAAGAATCTTGGTGGTGCACAGGTTAATCTTGATGGTGGCAATTACCTCATTAGCCGACCTCTACGATTGCCGGCCACCGGGTTAGGCAACCTCATGGTACATATGTTCACATCCTTACATGCACACATAAATtacgaaaaattattgtttttactatttaatatcCACAATGTGTATACTTTCATTCCGcactttcactttttttttaaatgtccaTATATAACATATACTCTCACACAAAATTACTTGATCAATGCCTTAATTAAGCATTGTTTTCCTCATTTAAAAGATCATCCTGTATACTTCGATTATCACAAATGTGACATGATTAGGATAAATGCTAAAGTAACTTGCTAGAATCAAAACTTGTGGTCTATAcagattatgaaaaaaaaaaatttgtgaacaATTTTGTACCCTTAGCATTGCTTTAGTAGACAGGACCACTGGGGTTCGGCAAGACCAAGTGCCTTGATAGACACAAAGGTCGTCATGTTCATTAGGTGTCAGTTTAAGCCTGCAAATTGTTTAATGTTTAAGCAGTTGGTCAAACACTCAAACATGACTCAGAATagtttacttttaaaaaaaattgaataaattttcgTTTTCCTAGGTTCTAAACTTCTTCTAATTACAGTTTGGAAAggattgtatttgtatttgtcaCACATACCGTGACACCTTGAAACCATGAGAAAGAAAGTTATCCTTTCGGCAGCTTTTGGAAATACTTTCCTCAAATATTGCTCCATGATTTTGACTGAAATGCAATAAATTTGTCTTTTTGGATTGTTTAATGAATCTAATCTTCCCTActttgctttcaaaaaaaaaaatcttccctACTTTAGATCCTCCATGTGTGAAAAGTTTTGATGCTATGTAAAGCAAAATGCACCAAATCCATACAATAGGTGAAAAACCACAAAAGAGATTGCATTTATAAAAAGACACCTAGAAAATTCCTGGTGATTTGAAGGAAtattgtttgatttgattttattttttttaagttaattatTGAGTTACAGAATAGTAATGACTTTAGCATAGGACTGAGATGAAAAAATATGAGTGAATTCAGTagtaaaattattgaatttatagtgAGGCTTTTATGGCAGTCAACCACAAGTCAATGAAAGTTGAGTGCCATTAAGAAAAGCCATAAAGATTTGCGGATTGAGATCCGATCTAATTGCATCGTACAACGAAGACCCCTTtttctcacaatatttttttactaattttactttctttcttttttatttatttaatggttgagatttaaaGTTGCAAAATGCAACTTTAAATCTCAACCACTTATTGTATTAGGAGCAATACCTAAGTATTACACCTGATCTCAATCCaagattttctctttcttaCTACCATCAAAGAGAATATTTATGGCCATTTCCTCCAAAATACTgctaaaattgtaatttttgtattataattATTGGGTGATAAgttttaatcataaaaatatcatttttatttgaatccACAACTAATACCATAACTAATACCACTTTTATTTAGCACTAATCATAACATATCATCTCTCTTTTATAAATCCCATGGTAAAAATAATGGGAaatctattcaaaaaaaaataatgggaaatgGGAGATTTCAATCTTGGTTCTTCTTGTTAAGTAGAGTAAGTTACAAGATTTTTGGCATGTCATCTCAGCTTTTGTGGCAAAGATTGTGAAAAAATGTGACATTAGAAgtatttttccaaaaatcattCTTAGTGACATTtcactttttataaaaataaaataaaatattcatttccTAATTTTGCAGCTGAAAAATCACACTccctaaaatataaattatatgaatATTAATAATTGAAGTTTTATTTAATCCTACACTTTTATGATGTTGTGTTGATTTGATCATTTAAATTTAACAGATACATGGAGGAACACTGCGTGCCTCAGATGATTTTGCAACTGATGGGTATCTGATTGATTTGTCAGCTTCATCAACTAGCAACAATAACGAAGGAAATGGAGGGAGCTCCGTGGGTGCACAGCtatcctcatcatcatcctACAATTATGAGTACATAACCCTCAAAGACCTCATGTTGGATTCAAACTACAAGGGTGGAGGCATTGCAGTCAGAAACTCACTTAGGACCAGCATAGACAACTGTTACATTGCCCATTTCACTAGCAATGGGATTTTAGTCCAAGGTGGCCATGAGACCTACATAAGAAACTCCTTTCTTGGCCAACACATCACTGCCGGTGGTGATCATGGCGAGAAAATGTTCTCAGGCACTGCAATAAGCCTAATGGGCAATGATAATGCTGTCACAGATGTGGTAATTTTTTCAGCTGCTATAGGAATATTAGTTTCTGGTCAAGCCAACATAATTTCTGGGGTACATTGCTACAATAAGGCCACTGGCTTTGGTGGCACTGGGATTTATCTGCAATTGCCCGGTTTGACACAAACGCGGATCGTTAATTCTTACTTGGATTACACTGGTATAGTTGCTGAAGATCCTGTGCAACTTCACATCTCTAATACATTTTTCCTTGGTGATGCATATATTGTCCTGAAATCAATAAATGGGGTGGCAAATGGGATCAACATTGTTGATAACATGTTTTGTGGTTCTGACAAAGGAGTTGATACTGTTCAATTGGATCAATCCAAACGACCTTTCAAAGATATCAAACAAGTTGTGATTGATAGGAACAATGTCAAAGGGATGAACATAAAGGCCACAGTTGCAAGGGGGTCTGTGAATGGGGTAGGAAACTCATGGGTTGTGGATTTCAACAGGGTTCTAGTTTTTCCTAACCTTATTAGTCATGTGCAGTACTCGTTAAGTTCTACTAGCAGCCAATTCCCTAACCATGCCTTGAGGAATGTATCCAATAACCGGGTCCAGATTCAGACAAGTTTGAATGTTTCAGCTAGCGTATTTGTTACAGTGGATCAATGGGTAGCAAATTAAGCTGTCCTAAATTGTTGGATCAAGAAATTTTGACTGGCAACTGTGAATAGCTTGCAAGGAATTGATCCCTTTGTCAAAAGTCTTATCTTCAAAGAAATTAATGTTGTTAAAATTTGAACTTGTATAATTAGACACATTGAATTGAACTAAAGAAAAGGTTCTATAATGGTGTAAAAGTCTAATAGGTACAGACGTACAgttcaaaaagtattttctgTGAAGTTCGCCTTTTGGAACTAGGTGTCAATTGACAATGATTTTAATCAAAATTGTTGGAACAGTGAAAGCTCTGTTACCaaatttttgtagaaaaatgTCCCTGGACAGCACTCACACACACAAGATtggttgtgaaaatattataaaagttttaaaaaacaccaaaaattaagTAATAGGAACAACGAgaacccaaaagaaaataatagacCTTCACACACAAGAAAGAGCACCGAGAATTTACGTGGTTCAACATTTGGCCTATATCCATGGGTTGCGGCAAGAcaaaatttcactaaaaaatattgaaaatacaAAATGCTCTAATGGCACTCTCACAGTGCCCAAATCCCAATACACCGAAATTATTCTCTTACACAAATACAAAGTTCTCTCTCAATACAGTCGTTGGGCTGAATACAAAGTTAGGggctaataaataataattaacgaAGAGAAGTTTTCTCATCTTTGCACAGCCCCTCCACAAAGCCCCCTTCAAAGATATCTTCCACTCTTACATTGTGAAAGTGATTTTTCTCACGTGAGTATGGGTGGAATTCGTAAAATAATCCATGCTTGACTTGTTTAAAATGACAGCATGGTAAATTAGAGTTTTGACCTCAAAGCGTGGGTTTGCATTTCAAAACATTTTGATAGTTTTAAGATATTAAAAAGCATTCTT includes the following:
- the LOC115987128 gene encoding polygalacturonase QRT3-like isoform X1 — encoded protein: MEEAKMARKALIWSMVMGLALSFIANHVYGEHSLVGQFSGSHYHDQIRKMQAFKDSFTQPSIAPSPSYTQQPQQQAAFSARVYHVTSYGADPTGRRDSTEAVLRAISDAVQGSSEGLLMEGIKNLGGAQVNLDGGNYLISRPLRLPATGLGNLMIHGGTLRASDDFATDGYLIDLSASSTSNNNEGNGGSSVGAQLSSSSSYNYEYITLKDLMLDSNYKGGGIAVRNSLRTSIDNCYIAHFTSNGILVQGGHETYIRNSFLGQHITAGGDHGEKMFSGTAISLMGNDNAVTDVVIFSAAIGILVSGQANIISGVHCYNKATGFGGTGIYLQLPGLTQTRIVNSYLDYTGIVAEDPVQLHISNTFFLGDAYIVLKSINGVANGINIVDNMFCGSDKGVDTVQLDQSKRPFKDIKQVVIDRNNVKGMNIKATVARGSVNGVGNSWVVDFNRVLVFPNLISHVQYSLSSTSSQFPNHALRNVSNNRVQIQTSLNVSASVFVTVDQWVAN
- the LOC115987128 gene encoding polygalacturonase QRT3-like isoform X2 codes for the protein MEEAKMARKALIWSMVMGLALSFIANHVYGEHSLVGQFSGSHYHDQIRKMQAFKDSFTQPSIAPSPSYTQQPQQAAFSARVYHVTSYGADPTGRRDSTEAVLRAISDAVQGSSEGLLMEGIKNLGGAQVNLDGGNYLISRPLRLPATGLGNLMIHGGTLRASDDFATDGYLIDLSASSTSNNNEGNGGSSVGAQLSSSSSYNYEYITLKDLMLDSNYKGGGIAVRNSLRTSIDNCYIAHFTSNGILVQGGHETYIRNSFLGQHITAGGDHGEKMFSGTAISLMGNDNAVTDVVIFSAAIGILVSGQANIISGVHCYNKATGFGGTGIYLQLPGLTQTRIVNSYLDYTGIVAEDPVQLHISNTFFLGDAYIVLKSINGVANGINIVDNMFCGSDKGVDTVQLDQSKRPFKDIKQVVIDRNNVKGMNIKATVARGSVNGVGNSWVVDFNRVLVFPNLISHVQYSLSSTSSQFPNHALRNVSNNRVQIQTSLNVSASVFVTVDQWVAN